CCGGAAGAACTTGATCCATCTCTTATACTGAGTGATGCAAATGATTTTGGCAGCTGCAAAAGATCAGCTCCAGATCTACTTCCTTCAGCACCAGATGGGTTCACTGGCCATCTCATTGGTACAACCAAGTTCCTGCTTTTTTTTCACATAATATATAGAATCTTTAGTATTCATACACTAAGGTCTAATAGTTTGCAGATGCATTAAACTAGGTACTTTTTTTATTTGAGATATACAAGACATGAATGTAATTGAATCAACTGGTTACCTCTCCAGGCATTTGTATTTGCAGAGATTCATCTTTTCCTTGGTATAAGTTTTGAACAAGTTGTCGAGACTCTGTGATAACTTTGGAATATCAGATGAAGGCAAAACATCCCAAAACTTCAGCACTTGATGCTGAAATGAATTCTCTTGGCAAATGTCTATATTCCAAGCAACTGTTAGCTGCTTCTTAACCCCGCATAGCTCTAACAGTTGAGAAGAAGTCTCATCATGCATACTTATTTTATTCTTCTTGCCAGGTGGACGCCAACCATTTGAAAGCTTTGCTAAGAGAGAAATCACCTCCTTACGGATATCAACATCCTCAATTCTTGCCATAGATCTCTGAAAATCATCGCTGACGAAAACCTATATTCAAATGAAGGTAAACACAATGAATGCTTAATATCTgtaaaacatttgttttatgTACCAGAACATCTCAAATTTTCAGGTTAGTTCCAGGGATATGTGAAGTTCAGCTATCTTGCTGTACTAGAGCTGTTTTGCAAAAGTTTCAACACAACCACCAACTAATTGAAATCCAAGTTGAGAACTGAGCACCTTTCTAGGCTCTCTTATTCATGCTATTAGACTAGAAAATATCAAGCTTAGGAAGGAAAAATCATACAAAACTAACAAAGGAAAAAAAGGGATTTGCACCTTCCATCTTGCCATTCTGAATAAAAGAGAATCCATTTGCAGTAAAGTATCAAGTTGATTAAGCTCTAGCAGTGCAGTGATAATAGATTGAGCCAATCTCTTGTCCTCATCAGCATTATGGAAACATCCCCTTTTCTTGGCATCACTGACCAGTTTCCTCCAAATGGTGCCACTCTTACTTAAAGTTGTTTCATTTCCCAATATCCAAAGGCAAAATCTGCACAGCCAAACCAGAACTTTATAATTTCAACATCAAAAACAGGGAAAGGAGGAGGAAAGGAAAATTGTTGAACTGCTGATATTCTGAATCAGTACCTTGCACGTGTTAATGCCACATTTGCTCTTTGACAGTTTGAAAGAAAACCCACTGATCCTTTATTGTTACTTCTAACAgtagaaaaaattatcacatccTCCTCACCACCTTGAAAACCATCAACAGAGCGAACATTTACAGAGAATTCCCCCTCAGTATTTGAACTGTATTTTACAATCTTATCTTGTATTGCATGAACCTGGGCCTTATATGGTGATACGACACCTATGCTTACTTTCTTCTTTGTGACAATGAATTCTGTAGTGAAGAAACAAAAATGTCAGAGATTTTCCAAATGAATACTTATATAAAATGCCTTAAAGTTCTTGCCTGGTTCGAATGATACCTTCAAACAGATTTGCAACTATGTCAGCAACCACAGCAACTTCAACCATATTTTTCAAACTCTGTTGCTCATCAAATTCCTCTTTCCCATGggttatatttataaaagaatAGGAACCATACATATTTCCCTTCAGGAAACATCTCTTATGGTTTATTTCTTTGACTTCTGGAGCATCCAAAATCAGCTTGCCATAGAACTCTCTATTTGGGAATAAGCTTATGGATGGATGCATTCTATATTGAATCTTGAGCAGGTGCTTCTTGTATCCCAACTTCACAAGCCTCTCAAACAAACTTCTTCCAAAACCAGCCTCCTCAGAAATCTAACAATAGTACATTTAAATTATTACAATGTGAGAAAGTAAAAGCATTTCAACTATATGAAAAGATAAGAGGATTATGTCCGTCACTCAAAACCTTGCTATTGACCATTGCAGGTAATTGCCTTTCGTCTCCTACAAGAATAGCATGCCGAAGCCCAAAGAGTTGTAAGGGAATGGTTGATTCACATTCTTTAAGCTGTGCAGCTTCATCAATAACCAGGAAATGCAGAGGTTTCCTTCCCTCTCCATGCAATTTAACGGAACTTGATGTGGTACAGAAAAGAAGGGATGCATTCTGCAAGCAAAATTCTCTTATCGCATAAGTATTAGCAAAATTTGGAACTGGGAACGTTTGAGGAAGTAACTTTATTGTCATGAGACATTCTTTTATgttgtttctcagcttcttaTAGTTGCCAATTCTGCTTCCTACATCCTCATATTTCTTAAGGACCAGCTTTAACCCCTGATTGTCTGTGTTGACACTAAGCAATGAAGCTTCAAGCGATCTTAGCAAACCAAGAGCTCTGATCATGTTCTTCACCAACTCCAATGGAATGAAAGAAGTTGGTAAGTGTGTGTACAAATTTTCAATGCAGAATTTCAACCGTTCTCCAATGGATTTGAATCTTTTCTCTACAAATTCCTCTATTGTCAAAGGATTGCATTTTTTAACCTCATCCTCTTCAATTTTCTTGTTCTCGGTCTTGGAGCAGCCATTCCCAAGCTGTTCTTTCAATTTCTGCTGATGTTTCTGGATATGCAAACTTGCCATTTGTTTTCccttatttttgttttcatttacaGATACTTTATTCCCGTATCTTTTGTTCTTTCCTTTGCAGTTATGATCATAATTCTCATCTTTCCTTTCCTGGTTAATTATCTTCTCCTTTTCACCATTCTTATCCTCTTTTTCCTTCTCAGTTGTGTACTCCTGCAAGTAAATGGAGTACTGTTCTTCAGGGTTTTCAAGTAAGCATATCATGGATGCCAGACTATGGTTCCAGCCAGACCTTGGAGCAAAACAACTGGCAAGTATTTCCACACGATTATCAAGAAATACATCGACAAGTTCAATCTGATTATCAATTTTCATTCTCTCCTGATTTCCAAATAGAACTATATCTCCAATCCCATAAGTGTCATACTCAAGGATCTTGACAACGGAATTCAGGACACGGCCTGCCACTTCTAACACTGCAATATTAGTTGGTGCACAAGTAAGTGTTCTGCATTTCATTTGAAATAGTGCATATATCAGAAAACCAACTGTCTTTGTTTTCCCAGTTCCTGGAGGACCCCATATTAATTTGACAGTATTCTGATGAGAGCATCCACTTGCAGCGATACAGCTCAAAACAGCAGCTTTTTGCGAGTCATTTAACTTAAGGCTGCAGGACATATCTCTTACATGTGACAAAAAAACACTATTCTTTTCTACAGATGAGCAAATGGTACACTTCTCACAACCCTGCAATAAATTAAATGTACGATTTGTTAGGTTGTAAATGCATCTCCACCCCTAcaaaatttagtccattttctaATTTTGTGTCTAAATTCCAAAAGTTTCAAATTGAACTCAATTTAGttcaaaaatcataaaaataaagaaagttaTTGTATGCAAACTTTAAAATAGGGTAAATTGAACATCCGGAATAAATATAGCAGTGACATTGACTATTTAACCTTTGGATTTATATATCTAAGGCATGAAAAGCAAAACGTAAAACTGTGTTTAACATAGATAACTATCAAAGAGAAGACAGAatattttggaaaaaaaaatgttgACTAAAATAAGAAATTGAACACAATTCTTACACTGGAATTACTTTGCAGGACTTTGTCAATGATGTTCCTGTTCTTCCCTTCCAACTCTGAGTTTAATGCTCTCCATATACGAACATTTGTCGTCAAGTTCATC
The Manihot esculenta cultivar AM560-2 chromosome 1, M.esculenta_v8, whole genome shotgun sequence genome window above contains:
- the LOC122721212 gene encoding helicase sen1-like isoform X1, whose amino-acid sequence is MNPEKMDNKKKGKTIMGRGLVDLVLSWSIEDVLNKDLYKPQVNKIPETFTSTSHYLKTFIPPLVEEAHADLLSNIESLPRAPTAEIYSVHISSKSYKPPKDLFYVISLKRRGTKVDAGAYQPQVGDVIALTYVRPKCTDDLCRSPQSYLVAYIHGVKSEDSDKLSILSSKPIMIEQDTQKNNKKQTLFAVYLMNLTTNVRIWRALNSELEGKNRNIIDKVLQSNSSGCEKCTICSSVEKNSVFLSHVRDMSCSLKLNDSQKAAVLSCIAASGCSHQNTVKLIWGPPGTGKTKTVGFLIYALFQMKCRTLTCAPTNIAVLEVAGRVLNSVVKILEYDTYGIGDIVLFGNQERMKIDNQIELVDVFLDNRVEILASCFAPRSGWNHSLASMICLLENPEEQYSIYLQEYTTEKEKEDKNGEKEKIINQERKDENYDHNCKGKNKRYGNKVSVNENKNKGKQMASLHIQKHQQKLKEQLGNGCSKTENKKIEEDEVKKCNPLTIEEFVEKRFKSIGERLKFCIENLYTHLPTSFIPLELVKNMIRALGLLRSLEASLLSVNTDNQGLKLVLKKYEDVGSRIGNYKKLRNNIKECLMTIKLLPQTFPVPNFANTYAIREFCLQNASLLFCTTSSSVKLHGEGRKPLHFLVIDEAAQLKECESTIPLQLFGLRHAILVGDERQLPAMVNSKISEEAGFGRSLFERLVKLGYKKHLLKIQYRMHPSISLFPNREFYGKLILDAPEVKEINHKRCFLKGNMYGSYSFINITHGKEEFDEQQSLKNMVEVAVVADIVANLFEEFIVTKKKVSIGVVSPYKAQVHAIQDKIVKYSSNTEGEFSVNVRSVDGFQGGEEDVIIFSTVRSNNKGSVGFLSNCQRANVALTRARFCLWILGNETTLSKSGTIWRKLVSDAKKRGCFHNADEDKRLAQSIITALLELNQLDTLLQMDSLLFRMARWKVFVSDDFQRSMARIEDVDIRKEVISLLAKLSNGWRPPGKKNKISMHDETSSQLLELCGVKKQLTVAWNIDICQENSFQHQVLKFWDVLPSSDIPKLSQSLDNLFKTYTKEKMNLCKYKCLERNLVVPMRWPVNPSGAEGSRSGADLLQLPKSFASLSIRDGSSSSGTAHKNQFKYKMKKKNPDDKDPR
- the LOC122721212 gene encoding helicase sen1-like isoform X2, producing MDNKKKGKTIMGRGLVDLVLSWSIEDVLNKDLYKPQVNKIPETFTSTSHYLKTFIPPLVEEAHADLLSNIESLPRAPTAEIYSVHISSKSYKPPKDLFYVISLKRRGTKVDAGAYQPQVGDVIALTYVRPKCTDDLCRSPQSYLVAYIHGVKSEDSDKLSILSSKPIMIEQDTQKNNKKQTLFAVYLMNLTTNVRIWRALNSELEGKNRNIIDKVLQSNSSGCEKCTICSSVEKNSVFLSHVRDMSCSLKLNDSQKAAVLSCIAASGCSHQNTVKLIWGPPGTGKTKTVGFLIYALFQMKCRTLTCAPTNIAVLEVAGRVLNSVVKILEYDTYGIGDIVLFGNQERMKIDNQIELVDVFLDNRVEILASCFAPRSGWNHSLASMICLLENPEEQYSIYLQEYTTEKEKEDKNGEKEKIINQERKDENYDHNCKGKNKRYGNKVSVNENKNKGKQMASLHIQKHQQKLKEQLGNGCSKTENKKIEEDEVKKCNPLTIEEFVEKRFKSIGERLKFCIENLYTHLPTSFIPLELVKNMIRALGLLRSLEASLLSVNTDNQGLKLVLKKYEDVGSRIGNYKKLRNNIKECLMTIKLLPQTFPVPNFANTYAIREFCLQNASLLFCTTSSSVKLHGEGRKPLHFLVIDEAAQLKECESTIPLQLFGLRHAILVGDERQLPAMVNSKISEEAGFGRSLFERLVKLGYKKHLLKIQYRMHPSISLFPNREFYGKLILDAPEVKEINHKRCFLKGNMYGSYSFINITHGKEEFDEQQSLKNMVEVAVVADIVANLFEEFIVTKKKVSIGVVSPYKAQVHAIQDKIVKYSSNTEGEFSVNVRSVDGFQGGEEDVIIFSTVRSNNKGSVGFLSNCQRANVALTRARFCLWILGNETTLSKSGTIWRKLVSDAKKRGCFHNADEDKRLAQSIITALLELNQLDTLLQMDSLLFRMARWKVFVSDDFQRSMARIEDVDIRKEVISLLAKLSNGWRPPGKKNKISMHDETSSQLLELCGVKKQLTVAWNIDICQENSFQHQVLKFWDVLPSSDIPKLSQSLDNLFKTYTKEKMNLCKYKCLERNLVVPMRWPVNPSGAEGSRSGADLLQLPKSFASLSIRDGSSSSGTAHKNQFKYKMKKKNPDDKDPR